A window of the Dunckerocampus dactyliophorus isolate RoL2022-P2 chromosome 19, RoL_Ddac_1.1, whole genome shotgun sequence genome harbors these coding sequences:
- the abcd4 gene encoding ATP-binding cassette sub-family D member 4 isoform X2 translates to MGPVMIFGYFVLGTVANKILMGPIVSTLFEQEKLEGDFRFKHMQIRVNAESAAFYRAGKVEHMRTNRRLQALLKTQQSLINKELWLYIGVNTFDYLGGFLSYVIIAIPIFGGIYDCLTPGQLSALISRNAFVCIYLINGFTQLIDLSTTLSDVAGYTHRIGELREVMDDILREQCDYDPASGESYDFDSDFNIHGGPVDTAFILDHLSFKSPYSEQQLVEDLSLTIREGTHLLVVGNTGTGKTSLLRVLNRLWEAQSGFVQMTTCFGPRGTLFLPQKPYLTDGTLREQVIYPLKDIYPLSGSVDDDRIIKFLELAGVSSLIKRTGGLDEIVDWNWYDVLSPGEMQRLCFARLFYLQPKYAVLDEATSALTEEAESQLYRICKQLGMTVISVGHRSSLEKHHDVQLKLCGAGRWELIRLKGGDGSLLDDVLAF, encoded by the exons ATGGGTCCGGTGATGATCTTTGGCTACTTTGTGCTGGGGACAGTGGCCAATAAAATCCTGATGGGGCCCATTGTGTCCACGCTGTTTGAACAAGAAAAACTGGAGGGAGACTTCAG ATTCAAGCACATGCAGATCCGAGTCAATGCTGAGTCAGCGGCCTTTTACAG agCTGGTAAAGTGGAGCACATGAGGACCAACAGACGTCTGCAGGCTCTGCTGAAAACACAGCAAAGTTTAATAAACAAGGAGCTATGGCTttaca TCGGGGTGAACACCTTTGATTACCTGGGCGGCTTCCTCAGCTACGTCATCATCGCCATTCCCATTTTCGGCGGGATCTACGACTGTCTGACGCCTGGACAGCTGAGCGCCCTTATCAGCAGG AACGCCTTTGTGTGCATCTACCTGATAAATGGCTTCACCCAGCTAATAGACCTGTCCACCACGCTGTCAGACGTAGCAGGCTACACCCACAG GATCGGAGAGCTGAGGGAGGTGATGGATGACATCCTACGGGAGCAATGCGACTACGATCCGGCTTCAGGGGAAAGCTACGACTTTGACAG TGACTTCAACATCCATGGGGGCCCCGTGGACACGGCCTTCATCCTGGACCACCTCTCCTTCAAGTCCCCGTATTCAGAGCAGCAGTTGGTGGAGGACCTGAGCCTGACAATTCGAGAGGGAACACATCTGTTGGTGGTGGGTAACACCGGGACCGGCAAGACGTCCCTCCTGAGGGTCCTCAACAGACTGTGGGAGGCACAGAGCG GTTTTGTCCAAATGACCACGTGCTTTGGGCCCAGaggaaccctcttcctgccccAGAAACCTTACCTGACTGACGGCACACTACGCGAGCAG GTGATCTACCCTCTGAAGGATATCTACCCACTATCAG GGTCTGTGGATGATGACAGAATAATCAAGTTCCTGGAGCTGGCAGGGGTG TCCAGTCTGATAAAGCGAACAGGTGGGCTGGATGAAATAGTGGACTGGAACTG GTACGACGTCCTGTCTCCAGGTGAGATGCAGCGTCTTTGCTTCGCTCGCCTCTTCTACCTGCAGCCCAAATACGCAG ttttgGACGAAGCCACCAGTGCTTTGACTGAGGAGGCGGAGTCTCAGCTGTATCGCATCTGCAAGCAGCTGGGCATGACTGTGATCAGCGTGGGACACCGCAGCAGTCTGGAGAAG CATCACGACGTCCAGTTGAAACTATGCGGCGCCGGTCGTTGGGAGTTGATCAGATTGAAAGGAGGCGATGGGAGTCTCCTGGACGACGTCTTGGCCTTCTGA
- the abcd4 gene encoding ATP-binding cassette sub-family D member 4 isoform X1 has product MSPLEKSNGRRTTQRPKLDWKFVQRFCSIQKVLFPSWSSQSVLMFGTLLGVTLVEQLIIYQVGVLPSRFYNVLADEDSKGFKSLLLTAMVVIVLNSSLKSLDQYISNQMYISWRKTLTESLHTAYFQGRVYYTLNVLREDIDNPDQRISQDAERLCKQMSTMASRLLVSPFTLAYYTYHCFYSTGWMGPVMIFGYFVLGTVANKILMGPIVSTLFEQEKLEGDFRFKHMQIRVNAESAAFYRAGKVEHMRTNRRLQALLKTQQSLINKELWLYIGVNTFDYLGGFLSYVIIAIPIFGGIYDCLTPGQLSALISRNAFVCIYLINGFTQLIDLSTTLSDVAGYTHRIGELREVMDDILREQCDYDPASGESYDFDSDFNIHGGPVDTAFILDHLSFKSPYSEQQLVEDLSLTIREGTHLLVVGNTGTGKTSLLRVLNRLWEAQSGFVQMTTCFGPRGTLFLPQKPYLTDGTLREQVIYPLKDIYPLSGSVDDDRIIKFLELAGVSSLIKRTGGLDEIVDWNWYDVLSPGEMQRLCFARLFYLQPKYAVLDEATSALTEEAESQLYRICKQLGMTVISVGHRSSLEKHHDVQLKLCGAGRWELIRLKGGDGSLLDDVLAF; this is encoded by the exons ATGTCTCCCTTAGAAAAATCAAATGGTAGAAGAACAACACAAAG ACCAAAACTGGACTGGAAGTTTGTGCAGAGGTTCTGCAGCATCCAGAAGGTTCTGTTTCCTTCCTGGAGCAGCCAGAGTGTTCTCATGTTTGGGACGCTGCTTGGAGTCACGTTAGTTG AGCAGCTGATCATTTACCAGGTGGGTGTCCTTCCTAGTCGCTTCTACAATGTGCTGGCTGACGAGGACAGCAAAGGCTTCAAGAGCCTGCTGCTCACTGCCATGGTGGTCATTGTGCTCAACTCCTCT TTGAAAAGCTTGGACCAGTACATTTCCAACCAGATGTACATCAGCTGGAGGAAGACGCTAACAGAGAGCCTCCACACGGCTTACTTCCAGGGGAGAGTCTACTACACCCTTAACGTGCTCCGAGAGGACATAGACAACCC CGACCAGAGGATCAGTCAGGACGCAGAGAGGCTGTGCAAGCAGATGAGCACCATGGCCAGCCGACTGCTTGTGTCACCTTTTACGCTGGCTTACTACACCTACCACTGCTTCTACAG CACAGGTTGGATGGGTCCGGTGATGATCTTTGGCTACTTTGTGCTGGGGACAGTGGCCAATAAAATCCTGATGGGGCCCATTGTGTCCACGCTGTTTGAACAAGAAAAACTGGAGGGAGACTTCAG ATTCAAGCACATGCAGATCCGAGTCAATGCTGAGTCAGCGGCCTTTTACAG agCTGGTAAAGTGGAGCACATGAGGACCAACAGACGTCTGCAGGCTCTGCTGAAAACACAGCAAAGTTTAATAAACAAGGAGCTATGGCTttaca TCGGGGTGAACACCTTTGATTACCTGGGCGGCTTCCTCAGCTACGTCATCATCGCCATTCCCATTTTCGGCGGGATCTACGACTGTCTGACGCCTGGACAGCTGAGCGCCCTTATCAGCAGG AACGCCTTTGTGTGCATCTACCTGATAAATGGCTTCACCCAGCTAATAGACCTGTCCACCACGCTGTCAGACGTAGCAGGCTACACCCACAG GATCGGAGAGCTGAGGGAGGTGATGGATGACATCCTACGGGAGCAATGCGACTACGATCCGGCTTCAGGGGAAAGCTACGACTTTGACAG TGACTTCAACATCCATGGGGGCCCCGTGGACACGGCCTTCATCCTGGACCACCTCTCCTTCAAGTCCCCGTATTCAGAGCAGCAGTTGGTGGAGGACCTGAGCCTGACAATTCGAGAGGGAACACATCTGTTGGTGGTGGGTAACACCGGGACCGGCAAGACGTCCCTCCTGAGGGTCCTCAACAGACTGTGGGAGGCACAGAGCG GTTTTGTCCAAATGACCACGTGCTTTGGGCCCAGaggaaccctcttcctgccccAGAAACCTTACCTGACTGACGGCACACTACGCGAGCAG GTGATCTACCCTCTGAAGGATATCTACCCACTATCAG GGTCTGTGGATGATGACAGAATAATCAAGTTCCTGGAGCTGGCAGGGGTG TCCAGTCTGATAAAGCGAACAGGTGGGCTGGATGAAATAGTGGACTGGAACTG GTACGACGTCCTGTCTCCAGGTGAGATGCAGCGTCTTTGCTTCGCTCGCCTCTTCTACCTGCAGCCCAAATACGCAG ttttgGACGAAGCCACCAGTGCTTTGACTGAGGAGGCGGAGTCTCAGCTGTATCGCATCTGCAAGCAGCTGGGCATGACTGTGATCAGCGTGGGACACCGCAGCAGTCTGGAGAAG CATCACGACGTCCAGTTGAAACTATGCGGCGCCGGTCGTTGGGAGTTGATCAGATTGAAAGGAGGCGATGGGAGTCTCCTGGACGACGTCTTGGCCTTCTGA
- the LOC129171992 gene encoding potassium voltage-gated channel subfamily H member 5-like, with translation MHAAPLSAHTVGCQQRQHPDHRAAPNLHPAACTMHGGKRGLVAPQNTFLENIVRRSSETSFLLGNAQIVEWPVVYSNDGFCKLSGYHRAEVMHRSSTCNFMYGDLTDKTTIDNIRQTFDNYESNFYEVLLYTKNRTPIWLYMQVAPIRNENNKVVLFLCTFRDITLFKQPIEDETTRGWTKFARLTRALTNNRNLVQQMAPLSKTEVNHKPSRLAEALQLGSDILPQYKQEAPKTPPHIILHYCTFKTTWDWVILILTFYTAIMVPYNVSFRTKQSNLVWLVLDSIVDVIFLVDIVLNFHTTFVGPAGEVISDARLIRMNYVKTWFVIDLLSCLPYDIINAFENFDEDFIASSSTASHLRDSSNFHRNSTRTEDSVLPGLSSLFSSLKVIRLLRLGRVARKLDHYLEYGAAVLVLLVCVFGLVAHWLACIWYSIGDHEVIDETTNTIKTDSWLYQLALSIGTPYRYNASGTGQWEGGPNKDTLYISSLYFTMTSLTTIGFGNIAPTTDGEKIFSVAMMMVGSLLYATIFGNVTTIFQQMYTNTNRYHEMLNNVRDFLKLYQVPKGLSERVMDFIVSTWAMSKGIDTDKVLSICPKDMRADICVHLNRQVFNDHPAFRLASDGCLRSLAVEFQTTHCAPGDLIFHIGESVDTLCFVVSGSLEVIQDDEVIAILGKGDVFGDVFWKESTMARACANVRALTYCDLHVIRRDALMRVLEFYTAFANSFSRNLILTCNLRKRVIFRKIADVKREQERQRNEVALSIPDDHPVRKLFQRFRQQRDGQTPGESPPYLDRNCIQEEPPHSKSAASQAQPVAAQQGGVGCVAPPAEKLAQNCTTDAQCGPCVEKTQSQGVDNPAQGRSVGAEGSAGLATRKGGARGWAKFKNATSAAQPPPPPQGEQEKPAEKPEAWTKGSQSSELIAAPNQNQNQNQEDSGEGGTNAGEATALHKTDSCDSGITKSDLRIDRAGDSRSSFERSPLERSPMERNPFGAPGSERDLLQTTLYEAKVELKGDIQLVSGRLSVLEAQVGEILRLLSIKRRLSLPPTSSPRPRVKGQDSVTASVRPKKDDGPF, from the exons ATGCACGCTGCCCCCCTCTCTGCTCACACTGTTGGATGCCAGCAGAGGCAGCATCCCGACCACCGTGCAGCGCCAAATCTCCACCCTGCAGCCTGCACCATGCACGGGGGCAAGAGAGGACTGGTGGCCCCGCAAAACACCTTTTTGGAGAACATCGTCCGGCGTTCCAGTG AAACCAGCTTCCTGTTGGGGAACGCGCAGATCGTGGAGTGGCCTGTTGTGTACAGCAACGATGGATTCTGCAAGCTGTCTGGCTACCACAGAGCTGAAGTCATGCACAGGAGCAGCACATGCAA CTTCATGTACGGAGACTTGACTGACAAGACAACCATCGACAACATCCGCCAGACATTTGACAACTATGAGTCCAACTTCTACGAGGTGCTGCTCTACACTAAAAACA GAACGCCCATATGGCTTTACATGCAGGTGGCGCCCATCCGAAATGAAAACAACAAGGTGGTGCTTTTCCTCTGCACCTTCAGAGACATCACGCTCTTCAAACAGCCCATTGAGGACGAAACAACGCGAG GATGGACAAAGTTTGCTCGGCTGACGCGGGCACTCACCAACAATCGCAACCTGGTACAGCAGATGGCGCCACTGAGCAAGACGGAGGTCAACCATAAGCCGTCCAGACTGGCCGAG GCCCTCCAGCTGGGCTCCGACATCCTCCCCCAGTACAAGCAGGAAGCCCCCAAAACACCCCCGCACATCATCCTCCACTACTGCACCTTCAAGACCACGTGGGACTGGGTCATCCTCATCCTGACCTTCTACACGGCCATCATGGTGCCGTACAACGTGTCGTTCAGGACCAAGCAGAGCAACCTGGTGTGGCTGGTGCTGGACAGCATCGTGGACGTCATCTTCCTGGTGGACATCGTGCTCAACTTCCACACCACCTTCGTGGGCCCCGCCGGCGAGGTCATTTCCGACGCCAGGCTCATCCGCATGAACTACGTCAAGACGTGGTTCGTCATCGACCTGCTGTCGTGTCTGCCCTACGACATCATCAACGCCTTTGAGAATTTTGATGAG GACTTCATCGCATCTTCATCCACGGCCAGTCATCTACGTGACTCGTCAAACTTCCACAGAAACAGCACCAGGACGGAGGACTCAGTACTGCCA GGTCTCAGCAGCCTCTTCAGCTCCCTAAAGGTCATCCGCCTGCTGCGTTTGGGCCGCGTGGCCCGCAAACTGGACCACTACCTGGAGTACGGCGCGGCCGTcctggtcctgctggtgtgCGTCTTCGGCCTGGTGGCCCATTGGCTGGCCTGCATCTGGTACAGCATCGGCGACCACGAGGTCATCGACGAGACCACCAACACCATCAAGACGGACAGCTGGCTCTACCAGCTGGCGCTGAGCATCGGGACCCCGTACCGCTACAACGCCAGCGGCACGGGCCAGTGGGAAGGCGGCCCCAACAAGGACACGCTGTACATTTCCTCGCTGTACTTCACCATGACCAGCCTCACCACCATCGGCTTTGGCAACATCGCTCCCACCACGGATGGGGAGAAGATTTTCTCCGTGGCCATGATGATGGTGGGCT CGCTGCTGTACGCCACCATCTTTGGCAACGTGACCACCATCTTCCAGCAGATGTACACCAACACCAATCGCTACCACGAGATGCTGAACAACGTGCGGGACTTCCTCAAGCTGTACCAGGTTCCCAAAGGTCTGAGCGAGAGGGTCATGGACTTCATCGTCTCCACTTGGGCCATGTCGAAGGGCATCGACACAGACAAG GTGCTGTCCATCTGCCCCAAAGACATGCGTGCGGACATCTGCGTGCACCTCAACAGGCAGGTGTTCAACGACCACCCCGCTTTCCGCCTGGCCAGCGACGGCTGCCTGCGCTCTCTGGCTGTGGAGTTCCAGACCACACACTGCGCGCCCGGCGACCTGATCTTCCACATCGGCGAGAGCGTAGACACCCTCTGCTTCGTGGTGTCCGGCTCCCTGGAAGTCATCCAGGACGACGAGGTCATCGCCATCCTGG GTAAAGGAGACGTGTTCGGAGACGTCTTCTGGAAAGAGAGCACCATGGCGCGAGCGTGCGCTAACGTGCGAGCGCTCACCTACTGCGACCTGCACGTCATCAGGAGGGACGCCCTCATGAGGGTGCTGGAGTTTTACACGGCCTTCGCCAACTCCTTTTCACGCAACCTCATCCTCACCTGCAATCTACGCAAACGG GTCATCTTCAGAAAGATAGCCGATGTCAAGAGGGAACAGGAGCGTCAGAGGAACGAGGTGGCGCTCTCCATCCCAGACGACCACCCTGTTCGGAAGCTCTTCCAGAGGTTCCGGCAGCAGAGGGACGGCCAAACGCCGGGAGAGTCTCCCCCTTACCTGGATCGGAACTGCATCCAGGAGGAGCCGCCTCACTCCAAATCAGCTGCCAGCCAAGCTCAGCCTGTTGCTGCCCAGCAGGGCGGCGTAGGCTGCGTGGCCCCCCCTGCCGAGAAGTTGGCGCAAAACTGCACAACGGATGCTCAGTGTGGTCCTTGTGTGGAAAAGACGCAGAGTCAGGGGGTCGATAACCCAGCGCAGGGCCGGAGTGTGGGCGCAGAGGGGTCCGCGGGCCTTGCCACCCGCAAAGGAGGGGCTAGAGGGTGGGCCAAGTTTAAAAACGCCACCTCAGCTGCgcaacctcctcctcctcctcaaggGGAGCAGGAGAAGCCAGCAGAGAAACCGGAGGCTTGGACCAAAGGATCTCAGTCCTCAGAACTAATAGCAGCCCccaaccagaaccagaaccagaaccaggaGGACAGCGGGGAGGGCGGCACCAACGCAGGAGAAGCCACCGCCCTGCATAAAACGGACTCGTGCGACAGCGGCATCACAAAGAGTGACCTGCGGATCGACCGGGCGGGAGATTCCAGGAGCTCCTTCGAGCGCAGCCCCTTGGAGCGCAGCCCCATGGAGAGGAACCCGTTTGGGGCGCCGGGGTCTGAGCGGGACCTCCTGCAGACCACGCTGTACGAGGCCAAGGTGGAGCTGAAGGGGGACATTCAACTTGTGAGTGGCCGGCTGTCTGTGTTGGAGGCTCAGGTGGGTGAGATCCTGAGGTTGCTGTCCATCAAAAGAAGACTCTCGCTGCCGCCCACGTCCTCCCCAAGACCCCGGGTGAAAGGTCAAGACTCTGTTACGGCCTCTGTTAGACCCAAAAAAGATGATGGGCCATTTTGA
- the LOC129171996 gene encoding sphingosine-1-phosphate phosphatase 1-like has product MVMDAIKTFVETCRYLQDPRLVAKFQHLCGVRGTFPEKPTDEQGSAAFEPGCPGLRQRIPEEDVSNGAAVHANGVRGDPRPDETTRAKPLRRNSLTGDVGQEFLVHNKFFFYLFTFGTELGNEMFFIIFFPFLFWNIDALVSRRLIVVWAWNLFVGQSTKDMVRWSRPASPPVVKVEVFYNSEYSMPSTHAMTGTAIPFCLFMLTYGRWQYPFLFGLCVALCWSILVCVSRVYMGMHSVLEVITGFLYSLLILAFFHQVLDKIDNFYMTDPYAPLVILLSHVSLGLVAFSLDSWSTSRGDTAQALGTGAGAALATHANYQLGLLADHPLSLLPLALPPLGVGLVACSLLRFAIGVAVILVTRMVMKAVTIPFLCRLCRLPSEDVRLARQHMEVELPYRYIVYSVVGFTCVCVVPLLFRVVNLA; this is encoded by the exons ATGGTGATGGACGCCATCAAGACATTTGTGGAGACTTGTCGTTATCTCCAGGACCCCCGTCTCGTGGCCAAGTTCCAGCACTTGTGTGGCGTCCGGGGGACATTTCCGGAAAAACCGACCGACGAGCAGGGAAGCGCCGCGTTTGAGCCGGGCTGCCCCGGGCTGAGGCAGAGGATCCCCGAGGAAGACGTCAGCAACGGCGCGGCCGTGCATGCCAATGGGGTGAGAGGTGACCCCAGGCCCGATGAGACCACCCGAGCTAAACCCCTCCGCAGGAACTCGCTCACCGGAGACGTGGGTCAGGAGTTCCTGGTCCACAACAAGTTCTTCTTCTATCTGTTCACGTTCGGCACCGAGCTGGGCAACGAGATGttcttcatcatcttcttccCCTTCCTCTTCTGGAACATCGACGCCCTGGTCAGCCGCAGGCTCATTGTGGTGTGGGCCTGGAATCTGTTCGTGGGACAGTCCACCAAAGACATGGTCCGTTGGTCCCGGCCGGCCTCCCCGCCTGTGGTGAAGGTGGAGGTCTTCTACAACTCTGAGTACAGCATGCCGTCCACACACGCCATGACTGGGACTGCCATACCCTTCTGTCTCTTCATGCTCACATATGGACGCTGGCAG TACCCTTTCCTCTTTGGCTTGTGTGTGGCCCTCTGCTGGAGCATCCTGGTGTGTGTCAGCAGAGTCTACATGGGGATGCATTCCGTTCTG GAGGTGATCACTGGCTTCCTATACAGCCTCCTCATTCTGGCCTTCTTCCACCAAGTTTTGGACAAGATCGACAACTTCTACATGACCGACCCGTACGCTCCACTGGTTATCTTGCTGTCCCATGTTAGCCTCGGACTCGTGGCCTTCTCCCTGGACTCCTGGAGCACCTCTCGTGGGGACACGGCCCAGGCACTGGGCACCGGGGCCGGCGCAGCTCTGGCCACCCACGCCAATTATCAGCTGGGGCTGCTGGCAGACCATCCGCTGTCATTGCTGCCGCTCGCCTTGCCCCCGCTCGGCGTGGGCTTGGTGGCCTGCTCCTTGCTACGCTTCGCCATCGGGGTGGCCGTTATCCTGGTCACCAGGATGGTCATGAAAGCGGTGACCATCCCCTTCCTGTGTCGACTGTGCAGGCTGCCCTCAGAGGACGTGAGACTGGCGAGGCAGCACATGGAGGTGGAGCTGCCGTACCGTTACATCGTCTACAGTGTTGTTGGGTTTacctgcgtgtgtgtggtgcCTCTCCTCTTCAGGGTCGTCAACCTGGCGTGA